A stretch of DNA from Scleropages formosus chromosome 13, fSclFor1.1, whole genome shotgun sequence:
TTTGTGATTATAACTGTAAAGGATCAGAATGACAATGCTCCCACCATAGAGATCCGTGGCATTGGGCTGGTGACCCACCAGAATGGCATCGCCAACATTTCTGAAGACATGCCCATTGGAACGCCCGTAGCACTGGTCCAGGTATCGGACCGTGACGAAGGTGAGAACGCTGTGGTTACATGTGTGGTGGCAGGTGATGTGCCATTCCAGCTGAGGCCAGCTAGCGAGGCGCCCAGTGACCGCAAGAGGAAGTACTTTCTGCAGACGACTACACTTCTGGACTATGAGCGCGTGAAGGACTATCGGATTGAAATTGTGGCGGTGGACTCGGGAAACCCGGCTCTCTCTAGCACCAACTCTCTGAAAGTTCAAGTGATGGATGTGAACGACAACTCTCCTGTCTTTTCCCCGTCGCTGTTTGAGGTGGACTTCCCAGAAGAGAATCAACCTGGAGACAAAGTGTTGGATGTGGTGGCCACGGATGCTGACAGTGGCACGAATGCTGAGCTCATCTACAGCATCATGGACTCCTCTATGAAGGCACTCTTTGATATCAACCCTAACACGGGTGAAGTTCAGATGCGGACACAACTGGACCGAGAGCAGAGAGAGCGTTACGAGTTCCATGTTGCTGCAGCCGACAAGGGTGTCCCCAGTCTGCGAGGGACAGCTACTGTTGTGGTCAGGGTGTTGGATCGTAATGACAATGACCCCAAATTCATGCTGAGTAGCTACAGCTTCTCTGTCCTGGAAAATATGCCTCCACTCAGCCCTGTAGGAATGGTGACAGTGATTGACGCAGACAAAGGGGAGAATGCACGGGTGCACCTTTCGGTGGAACCAGACAATGGTAAGTTTGTCATTCAGAATGGCACTGGCACCATCCTCTCCAGCATCTCTTTTGATAGGGAGAAGGAAAGCACCTATACATTCCGACTCAAAGCTGTGGATGCTGGTGACCCACCAAGGTCTTCCTACGTTGGAGTGACTATCAATGTCCTGGATGAGAATGACAATGCTCCCTACGTCACAAAACCCTCCAATTCAACCTATAAGTACCTCCCTCTTGTTACGAACCCTGAGACCcaggtggaggtggtggaggcAGAGGACATAGATACAGGCGCTAATTCTGAATTGACGTACAGCATCACTGGTGGCAATCCACATGGACTATTTCGCATCTCACCCATGAGTGGAGAGATCACCCTGGCTAAGGAGTTCACCCAGAAGCACAATGGCCTCCACCGACTGGTGGTGAAAGTCACTGACAAGGGCAAGCCACCTCGCCACACCACTGCTCTTGTGCATTTCTATGTCAATGAAACCATGAACAATGTCACCCTGGTAGAGTCTCTGGTGGGCCACAGCCTTTATACCCCACTGGACACTGATATTGCTGGTGACCCCGAATATAGCCGTGCTGCCCAGCGCAGTAACATTCTATATGGCAGCTTAGCTGGCATTGCTGTTGTTATCCTGATCATTGTTGTGGTGATGGTCATTCGGTACCGCCTGCAAAAGGAAGCCAAGAGCGGTTACCAGGCAGGCAAGAAGGAGACTAAAGACCTGTATGCACCCAAGCAGGGCCCCAAGAGCAACAAGAGCAAGAAGGGAAAGAAGGGAAAAGCCCCCAAGCCAGCAAAACCtcttgaggaggatgaggaggccAACCGCCAGAAGACACTGAAGTTCAACCTCATTAATGATGGGGTCAATGACAGCCCCCGAATCCACCTCCCTCTGAACTACCCACCAGGGAGCCCGGACCTGGGCCGCCACTACCGTTCCAACTCACCTCTGCCTTCTATCCAGCTGCAGCCCCAGTCCCCTTCAGCATCTAAGAAGCACCAGGCTGTTCAGGACCTGCCTGCCACCAACACCTTCGTTGGCACGGGTGACAACAACTCGACAGGCTCCGACCAGTATTCGGATTACAGCTACAAGGCCAACCCTCCAAAATACAGCAACAAACAGGTAGGAGACAACTTCCTATACCAGGACAGGAATATCAGTTGGACCAAAGACGTGTGGTAAGAGTGGGACTGATCATCAACCAAAGAATAGTGTATTGCACTATTACTCTTCCACACACTGTAGACATGACACCAAACTGAGAAAGCCATtggttttattttgctttattttattttgttttattttaagtgtttttgtttttagtggAGAAGATCCATTTGAACTTTACAGTAGTTGTGTTGTACATGAAGGAGTTAATGCTGTCtctttttctgtggtttttttttttttatttcttcattttttgcggacatttatttagcagggcataaaacataaaaattcaaTTGTCTGTAGACATGGAAGGATTCTTTCTTttagctgcagttttttttttcattataactGCTTGTTTTGCAGATTATTGGTAGCAATATCAATCACAAAATAATTTAGCTGTTTGTGATGTTTTGCTGGGAACATACATTCAAAGTGCATTACTGCTTTATATAATGGGCGAAATTCAATCAAGCTGCATTGGCAGTGTGTACTCCTTATAGTTTTTGTTGCGCTTGGAGTAACAGGACTGTTTCTGTTATGCACAAGCAGAATTGCGTGGGGATAAAGCCCGCTGTAGGATGTTGGaacatatttttgttgtttctgagGCTGACATTTCAGAATCCCATTGAGCCATTGAAAAATGAATTTCTGGTGTGTTCATTTACTGGGGCTTAAGTAAATTTGTTTGCACAGAATAATGGCAGGTAATTCCGTCCCCCTTGTCTGTCTGCCGAAAGTGCCTTGCTTAATTTAATGTACATAccgggaaaggggggggggggggcggtgttaAATGCTTGCTTGTGACAAAGTTGCAGTTCATTTGTGAAGAATAAGGACAAGGTTCCATTTGACCGCCCATCGTAGGTTGAATGGTTACACAACTGTGAATTATGTTTGAATTACTTATGCCTTGCGAGAAACAGTACCAAAGTTGGTTGTTCCAACAGTTTGACCTCTGAGTGTTAGAGGCAGTTGTAGTATAAGGAAGGTATTTATGTCGATAATTCTGAATTTGAAGGTGGAGTGAAGGTGTTTGGGGCCTGCAGTATGTTTACGTTTTTACGTTGGCCGAATAATTGGCAgcatttgttgcattttgtaGGAATTTAAGTTCCCGAAGCTCTCCTTGTTATTTGAATTCACCTGGCACCACTAGCCTGCTTTTTTGGAACCAAAACCTACACCTTGCCATCATAAAATATGGTTCGTTGCCAGAAGCTTTCCCTGCGATGAGATCTATAAAGGATTTAAACCTGCTCCCAAAATAATGGCGGAATACGTGACTCTGCAACTTGTAACTAAGACTCAAGAGAAG
This window harbors:
- the pcdh1b gene encoding protocadherin-1 isoform X2; this translates as MDLQCVELLLWAFFLSLFSRVAGNVIYRVPEEQPPNTLIASLAADEGLPDSGHLYKLEVGAPYLRVDGKTGDIFTTEVPIDRENLKDCRNLFEGEPCILEFEVSITDLNQNQGPRLIEGKIEVLDVNDNTPQFPSPILTLSIPENTHVGALFSIPVATDKDSGHNGVADYALPNGPDTPGLFGLQVAEDQGEKLPQLIVMGSLDREQKDSYDLSIKVVDGGSPPRYSSALLRIIITDANDNAPKFEKSIYEAELPENSPVGHSVLQVKANDSDMGPNGEIDYSLYQPNDAVQRLLRIDRSTGIISVKGPVDREEISILKFYVMARDRGPNSKSSKVFVIITVKDQNDNAPTIEIRGIGLVTHQNGIANISEDMPIGTPVALVQVSDRDEGENAVVTCVVAGDVPFQLRPASEAPSDRKRKYFLQTTTLLDYERVKDYRIEIVAVDSGNPALSSTNSLKVQVMDVNDNSPVFSPSLFEVDFPEENQPGDKVLDVVATDADSGTNAELIYSIMDSSMKALFDINPNTGEVQMRTQLDREQRERYEFHVAAADKGVPSLRGTATVVVRVLDRNDNDPKFMLSSYSFSVLENMPPLSPVGMVTVIDADKGENARVHLSVEPDNGKFVIQNGTGTILSSISFDREKESTYTFRLKAVDAGDPPRSSYVGVTINVLDENDNAPYVTKPSNSTYKYLPLVTNPETQVEVVEAEDIDTGANSELTYSITGGNPHGLFRISPMSGEITLAKEFTQKHNGLHRLVVKVTDKGKPPRHTTALVHFYVNETMNNVTLVESLVGHSLYTPLDTDIAGDPEYSRAAQRSNILYGSLAGIAVVILIIVVVMVIRYRLQKEAKSGYQAGKKETKDLYAPKQGPKSNKSKKGKKGKAPKPAKPLEEDEEANRQKTLKFNLINDGVNDSPRIHLPLNYPPGSPDLGRHYRSNSPLPSIQLQPQSPSASKKHQAVQDLPATNTFVGTGDNNSTGSDQYSDYSYKANPPKYSNKQLPHRRVTFSTANQAQDLQDPSQHSYYDSGLEESETPSSKSSSGPRIGPLALPEDHYERTTPDGSIGEMEHPENGAVSSADRQKGAGQKRLP
- the pcdh1b gene encoding protocadherin-1 isoform X1 produces the protein MDLQCVELLLWAFFLSLFSRVAGNVIYRVPEEQPPNTLIASLAADEGLPDSGHLYKLEVGAPYLRVDGKTGDIFTTEVPIDRENLKDCRNLFEGEPCILEFEVSITDLNQNQGPRLIEGKIEVLDVNDNTPQFPSPILTLSIPENTHVGALFSIPVATDKDSGHNGVADYALPNGPDTPGLFGLQVAEDQGEKLPQLIVMGSLDREQKDSYDLSIKVVDGGSPPRYSSALLRIIITDANDNAPKFEKSIYEAELPENSPVGHSVLQVKANDSDMGPNGEIDYSLYQPNDAVQRLLRIDRSTGIISVKGPVDREEISILKFYVMARDRGPNSKSSKVFVIITVKDQNDNAPTIEIRGIGLVTHQNGIANISEDMPIGTPVALVQVSDRDEGENAVVTCVVAGDVPFQLRPASEAPSDRKRKYFLQTTTLLDYERVKDYRIEIVAVDSGNPALSSTNSLKVQVMDVNDNSPVFSPSLFEVDFPEENQPGDKVLDVVATDADSGTNAELIYSIMDSSMKALFDINPNTGEVQMRTQLDREQRERYEFHVAAADKGVPSLRGTATVVVRVLDRNDNDPKFMLSSYSFSVLENMPPLSPVGMVTVIDADKGENARVHLSVEPDNGKFVIQNGTGTILSSISFDREKESTYTFRLKAVDAGDPPRSSYVGVTINVLDENDNAPYVTKPSNSTYKYLPLVTNPETQVEVVEAEDIDTGANSELTYSITGGNPHGLFRISPMSGEITLAKEFTQKHNGLHRLVVKVTDKGKPPRHTTALVHFYVNETMNNVTLVESLVGHSLYTPLDTDIAGDPEYSRAAQRSNILYGSLAGIAVVILIIVVVMVIRYRLQKEAKSGYQAGKKETKDLYAPKQGPKSNKSKKGKKGKAPKPAKPLEEDEEANRQKTLKFNLINDGVNDSPRIHLPLNYPPGSPDLGRHYRSNSPLPSIQLQPQSPSASKKHQAVQDLPATNTFVGTGDNNSTGSDQYSDYSYKANPPKYSNKQLPHRRVTFSTANQAQDLQDPSQHSYYDSGLEESETPSSKSSSGPRIGPLALPEDHYERTTPDGSIGEMEHPENDLRPLPDVAMTGNCTRECTEFGHSDTCWMPGQPSPNRKSRGAPKLSTFVPYQEREVPERPGGGSPKLAEERAAKVANIRFVPPYSAYSSASSQEPGPDCPLEEFPMGQAATTPSSQGSKREIYL